The Jeotgalibacillus haloalkalitolerans region CGGCGTCGGTGCAGTTATCTTATGGACGGGTCTTGCAGTAAGCGCAGTTGTCTTCGCTTTGAAATCTCTTGGCGGCATTCGCGTATCACGTGAAGAGGAAATTGCAGGACTTGACTACTCAGAACACGGTTCAAATGCTTATGAATTAAAAGAATCGCTTGTTTCTTCAACTTCTACTGGTAACGCAGCACTTTCAGGCAGCCTGGTAGAACGTCTTGATGAACTTGGAAAAGCAGGTAAAAAGAAAAAGGTTTTAAAAGAAAGCGTATAGGGGTTTCATAGAAAAAGAGCATCCGCTTCATTGGCGGATGCTCTTTTTATTGATAGGATGATAGCAATTTATCTTTCTCACTGACTGGCACATAATTTTTCTCTGAAAATACGTTATAATTATTCTTTCTGACCTGATCAAGAATTGCCCGATACAGGATCGCAGCCCCTTTTACAGGTACTCTGCTCGCAGGTGGATACAGGTGAATGGTAGCCATCGCTTCATCATAATAGCCTTCAGCCATCACCGCCATCTCTTCCCACGTATTGATAAACGCTTCGCCACCCTGCTTTTCAAAAAGCAGAGATTGATCATAGCCATGACGTGTCATGACTTCAGCCGGTAAGTAAACGCGCTTCCGCTCAAGATCCTCTCCAACGTCACGCAGAATATTTGTAATCTGCATCGCATACCCAAGCTTCACAGCACTGTCTCTGAGTGCTTTTTCATTCTCCGGCGCAAGTACCGGCAGCAGCATCAGACCAACTGTACTTGCTACGTGATAGGAATAGTCCAATACATCATCTGTTGTATGGTAAGTTCTGTGGGCCAGATCCATTTTCTGACCCTTTACCATATCCTTAAATGCCTGCACATTCATATCGTAGCGCTTGAATACATCAGCCAGCGCAATCCAGCAGGCACCTTCCAATTTGTCCCCTGATAAAAAACGATCAAATTCTTCTTCAAATGCTGCAAGCTCTGCTTCAGGGATATCGCTCTCATCAACAATATCATCTACTGTCCTGCAAAAGTTATAAATCGCCCACACTGCTTTTCTTTCTTTTGCGGGGAGCATTGAAAAGGCACGATAAAACGTTTTTGAATGGAGTTTAATAACTTTTTCACATTCCTTATAGGCTTTTGCCAGTTCCATCTGCTGATCTCTCCCTTCTATTAAACTTTCTGGCCATTCCATCAGCTAATAGTTTAGCCCCCTGCATCACAATCGGCACACCACCACCCGGGTGAGTGGAAGCCCCCGTCGCAAATACATTCGCAAGATCCGGGTACGGCTGGAACTGCGGTCTGAATGGTCCCGACTGGAAGAGTGCCGGCGCAATGCCAAAGCTGCCACCAGCATACAACCCTTCCTTCCTCGCTTCTTCAGGTGTTCTGATATCAAGCCATTCAATCCGCTCTTTTAAAGATTCAAAACCCGAGCGCTGCATAGAATCAAGGATTTTTTCAGATAAAGCGTCTTTGACACGCTGCCAATCTCCCTCAATTTCTGAAGGAACCGGCACAAGCACATATACTACACTTTTCCCTTCCGGAGCCAGACTATCATCAGTAACAGAAGGGTTAAACACATAATACGAAGGATCTTCAGGTATTCTTTGTTCTTTAAAAATCTGATTCATATTTTTCTCGAAGTTATCACTCATGTAAAACTGATGCATTTTTTTATCCTGATAGATTCCATCCACTCCCATATACAATAGAAGACATCCGGAAGAAGGCTGGTATTGCCTCCCCTGCTTGTTTACCAGTTGTTCAGCGATCGGAAAGTCCCCATTTAATACGACTGCATCTGATGGTTCATACTTACTATTATACAGGACACCGTCAGCTCTACCAGAATTGACTGAAATTTTCTCAACATTCGCACCCTTAACGATTCGTATACCTGCCTTGATCATATTATGTTCAAGCACTTCTGCAAGTCTGGCATAGCCTCCCTTCAGGTAGTGAATACCATGCTCATGTTCACTGTAGGACACCAGTGAATAAATAGCCGGTGTCTGGAATGGGTTGCCGCCAATGTAAAGTGTCTGCAGAGCGTATGCTGTCTTCAGACGGTCATCAGTAAAATAAGACTGAAGCTGCTTTGATACTGATCGGAATGCTTTTAACTTACGCAGTGAATTAATTGTGGAAGGCTGAAGTGCATCCCAGCGCTTTAAAAAAGACTGTTCAAGAAATTTCGGCTTGCCTTCATTAAACCTCATTTCCATATCTCTCATAAATCGCAGATAACCTTCTTCTTCACCAGGAAAAATACGATTGATTTCAGCGATCTGGTCTTCTTTATCTCTGTATTTTGTATAGGTTGTACCATCTGAGAAATGCAGATCGTAAAGCGGATCACATGCGATCAGTTCATAATCCTCTTTCGGGACGCCTGCTTCTTCAAGGAGCGACTGAAGCATTTCAGGTAAAAGAACGATTGTTGGTCCCTTATCAATTTTATATTCACCATGTGTGTGATAAGCAAGCCGGCCGCCAAGCTTTTCCTCTTTTTCAAAAAGCGTGACGTCAAACCCTTTTCTTTTCAGAAGCAGCGCAGACATCATACCGCCTACTCCTCCACCAATAATTGAAACTCTCAACCCGCCTCACCACTTTCATTTCTGACGTGATTTCTTTTCTCATTCATTAGAAGGTTTGACGTAATGCGCGCAGATTCCAGAATCGTCGGGAGTCCGCTTCCGGGATGAGTGCCTCCCCCGACAAGCCAGGTATGTTCAAGCTCTTCAAACTTATTATGAGGGCGTAGCGCCATCATTTGTGTCAGCTGATGTCCCATACTGAATGTCGCGCCCTTAAAAACATTGAAGTCCATCTCCCAGTGTTTAGGACTGATAATGCGTTCAGCTTCTATATGATCACGCAGGTTTTTAAATTCAGTCTTCGCTTCTATTGAATCAAGCACAAGTTCTCTGAAAGTCTGCTCCTGCTTTTCCCAGTCAAGTCCGCTCAGGTTATTCGGAACAGGAGCCAGAATATATAAAGCAGACTTCCCGGCAGGCGCAAGCGTTGGATCCGTGACTGAAGCATTCTGAATATAAATGGATGGATCCTCAGACAATAGCTGAGTCTGCATGATCTCTTCTACATTCTTTTTGTAATCGTCAGCAAATGAGATTGTATGGTGCGGAAGGTCATAAACCTTATCTACACCAAGGTAAATCATAAAAGTGGAGCAGGAATATTTCTTTTTATTCAGCTGAGGTTCACTGAATTTTTTGAGGTGATTTCCTTTTACCAGATTCGTCATCACGTGAGAAACGTCACCATTAATGACCACTTCATCAGCTTCAACATGAACACCCGTTTCAAGTTCAAAACCAGTTACAATTTTTTGGCTGTCAATATGCAGCTGCTTCACACCGTTTCCAAGATGGATCTTCGCGCCAAGCTCTTCTGCTGCTTTTGCCATTGCTTTTGAAAGCTGATTGACGCCTCCCTTCGGATGAAAAATGCCATACTCGTGCTCCATAAATGACAGGATTGAAAATGCGCCAGGACATTCCCACGGCGACATACCGAGATATTTTGCCTGGAAAGTAAATCCAAGCTTCAGTTCTTCATGTTCAAAGTAGTTGCTTAATACATCATACAGACTCTTTCCAAGAGACAGCTGCGGCAGTGCCTTCAACACCCTGAGTGATAAGTAGTCTGTGTAACGATCCATTTTGTTTTGCAGAATCGGCCTCAGCGCATCCATTTTCTTTCGGGTATCATCCATGAATCGGTCATATCCGGATTCGTCTCCCGGAAAATACTTCTTTATCTGCGCCTTCATTTTTTCAGGATCTCTATACATTTTCACTTTTTTATCTTTAAACACCAATTCATACATCATTGGCAGTTCAATCAGATCCACATAATCATGCAGGTTCTTACCCGTCTCCTGAAAAATTTCTTCTGCAATTTCAGGCATACTCAAAAAGGTTGGTCCCACATCAAATGTATAACCGTTCATTGTAAAAGAACTGTTTCTCCCTCCGACAAACGGATGTTTTTCATATACGTTTACTTTATATCCCTTTGAAGCTAACAGCATTGCAGCTGCAAGCCCACCTGGTCCAGCCCCTATTATGGCAATTGAACGGGTCATAAAACAGCCTCCATCCTCAATCGTTTACATTGTACATTGATTGTTCAAATATTATACAGATAGTTGATGTTTATAGTATACACAGGTGTCGGTTTGAAAACAATTTTGAATATGGCGCTTCAAATATACAGAAAAAAGCCGCTGTATAAGCGACTTTTAACCAAGGAAACTGAAGCCGACCGGCAGACTGAACCCAAGGTAAAGTGTGCCCAGCAGCGCAATGACCAATAATATCCACATAACGTTTACTGACTTCTGTTTTTTCGTGCGGACAAGGATCATTTCCATAAATCCGATCACGAGAATTCCAAGCAGAAATTTCACGCCA contains the following coding sequences:
- a CDS encoding phytoene/squalene synthase family protein, with the protein product MELAKAYKECEKVIKLHSKTFYRAFSMLPAKERKAVWAIYNFCRTVDDIVDESDIPEAELAAFEEEFDRFLSGDKLEGACWIALADVFKRYDMNVQAFKDMVKGQKMDLAHRTYHTTDDVLDYSYHVASTVGLMLLPVLAPENEKALRDSAVKLGYAMQITNILRDVGEDLERKRVYLPAEVMTRHGYDQSLLFEKQGGEAFINTWEEMAVMAEGYYDEAMATIHLYPPASRVPVKGAAILYRAILDQVRKNNYNVFSEKNYVPVSEKDKLLSSYQ
- a CDS encoding phytoene desaturase family protein — protein: MRVSIIGGGVGGMMSALLLKRKGFDVTLFEKEEKLGGRLAYHTHGEYKIDKGPTIVLLPEMLQSLLEEAGVPKEDYELIACDPLYDLHFSDGTTYTKYRDKEDQIAEINRIFPGEEEGYLRFMRDMEMRFNEGKPKFLEQSFLKRWDALQPSTINSLRKLKAFRSVSKQLQSYFTDDRLKTAYALQTLYIGGNPFQTPAIYSLVSYSEHEHGIHYLKGGYARLAEVLEHNMIKAGIRIVKGANVEKISVNSGRADGVLYNSKYEPSDAVVLNGDFPIAEQLVNKQGRQYQPSSGCLLLYMGVDGIYQDKKMHQFYMSDNFEKNMNQIFKEQRIPEDPSYYVFNPSVTDDSLAPEGKSVVYVLVPVPSEIEGDWQRVKDALSEKILDSMQRSGFESLKERIEWLDIRTPEEARKEGLYAGGSFGIAPALFQSGPFRPQFQPYPDLANVFATGASTHPGGGVPIVMQGAKLLADGMARKFNRRERSADGTGKSL
- a CDS encoding phytoene desaturase family protein is translated as MTRSIAIIGAGPGGLAAAMLLASKGYKVNVYEKHPFVGGRNSSFTMNGYTFDVGPTFLSMPEIAEEIFQETGKNLHDYVDLIELPMMYELVFKDKKVKMYRDPEKMKAQIKKYFPGDESGYDRFMDDTRKKMDALRPILQNKMDRYTDYLSLRVLKALPQLSLGKSLYDVLSNYFEHEELKLGFTFQAKYLGMSPWECPGAFSILSFMEHEYGIFHPKGGVNQLSKAMAKAAEELGAKIHLGNGVKQLHIDSQKIVTGFELETGVHVEADEVVINGDVSHVMTNLVKGNHLKKFSEPQLNKKKYSCSTFMIYLGVDKVYDLPHHTISFADDYKKNVEEIMQTQLLSEDPSIYIQNASVTDPTLAPAGKSALYILAPVPNNLSGLDWEKQEQTFRELVLDSIEAKTEFKNLRDHIEAERIISPKHWEMDFNVFKGATFSMGHQLTQMMALRPHNKFEELEHTWLVGGGTHPGSGLPTILESARITSNLLMNEKRNHVRNESGEAG